The Oryzias latipes chromosome 8, ASM223467v1 genomic interval CCATCATTTTCAGCATCGGGTACGGCACGGCGGTCTGACTGCGGAGCATTTTTGGGCGTCCCAGAGTTTAAAAACTCTGAACTTTGGTGAAGAATTCACGTCgggtcaaccaatcaggaactcggcTTTGGCTTGTGGCCTGTTGGTGATGTGGTTAGCGGTTGGAgttcaaaaccaacatggaggagaatctggtCGATCTACTCCTGAACTTTGTGATCTTTTTTCTTATATGTATTGACataataacaatgttattatgTTTCCCTGCTCGGACTATTGCGGGACAGCAATAGAGCCGCTGAAAGCGCCCTcgttcagacgcagctcctggcGTAGACGGTGAGGCACAGTGATTACTGacgcttttgtagagctctttaaaataaacaaagctgATCTCTCAACACCATCCACGTCTGCAATGCATTGTCAATGCTTCCATAGACCGATGGGGCTAAAAGCGTTTGatagtagctcctcccacatgcgtcTGGATTATCACGTTCAGGAGCACATTTTGGGGATTGGATGTGCGTCACGAGAGGTAGGGGACGCGAATTCGCCGTGGGCGTATGAACATACGTGCACATGTATAGGTAGACTCCTGAACACCTTTATCTTTGCGCCCTTTGGACCAGCAGGAGTTTTTACTGAGTCACAAAACATAGAAAACCAACCACACTTTGAGAGATGGACTGAGAAAGTGTAGGAATCTTTTATTCACTTTCAGTTGATTTTTGTactgaaatattcagaaatgacaCATTTGAAAGCCAGTTATCCCGGCATAGAGAAGGTTAATGTACGTGTGGGGGGCTCTCACCTCTGCAGGCATATGCATGAGCAGCACAGCAGCCACTGGAGCCTGGGCCTGGCAGTAACCCTCGTCAGGCCGGTAGACGGTGTAAGCCTTCAGGATGCGATACAGGTCCTGCTGACTGCAGGACCAAAAATAACAAAGGAGAATTTCATATCGTCATATTATAGTTAAGTCTGATATAGTTCAGAGTGAAAATATTGCTGAAAAATTGACAATATTCATACAAACAAAGAGCCATTGTTTCCCACAGACTACCGATTTTatgaatgtataaataaatataaacaagtTGATATTTTTACCCATGGCCACCGCGGGCAGCAAACATTTCGTGAAAGGGGAACTGCCGGTGAAGATCCTTCTCAATAATGTCGAGCCATTTAGCTTCCCCCTGCTCCCTCTCCAGCTCCTAAAGacagaaattcacatttttacacTCTCTGGGGtcgtttttaaacattttgtgcGTTGGTTAGCGCGGAGGAAAACACTCTAAAACTCGTTTTCTAAATCATAcctgagaagaaataaaagcagaagtGAAACTCTCCCTAAAACTAGAGTGCCAGGTTTCAGGCCCGGTCGGGGCCAAACCCTGCTACACTTTGAACAAAGGGGGGGGGGCCCTGGACCGACTGGATTAGTGGTCATGATAAGAGGCTCACAGCCAACTCGGCCCGCACCGCTGGAGCTAAATTTacctcactcactcactcactaaATTccttaaaagctgttttttgcttCAAGTCTGTTGCCAAATATATTTCTGGTCATGCACTGTCCCtgcttctgaaaaaaaaagcagaagcttCTGTAAGAGCGGAAAATCaatgaacatgtttaaaacaaaaggaaatacaCACACGGAAGATTTATTGTTTAAAGGAAATGAGAAAACTGGGTTTTTTTTACCTCATCATGATTGCTATCAACATTtacatccttttctttttagatttcaACACAAAACCTGATGCATGAAAACCTAGAGAGAGAACCTAAAGACAATAAAGGTCTGACATGGTTGTTTTAAAAGATGAGAGGTCCGTTTTTGACCTCCTTTAGACTAGAATGTACAGCAAAAGAGCTTAAACTCTTCATATGTACGGCCAGCTtgacataaacaaaataaaaaattggggCGTTTTTCCTCTTCATTACACAGAACGTAAAATTGCACAAAGGGAAGAGATTGCGTCCACTTCTTAAGGTTTTACCTCAAATTTGCCTGGGTTAGCATGCAGGAGCTCCTCACTGTTGGACAGCAGCTGCCAGGCTTTAGCCCGGAGAGAAGAGGGAACCCCCTTCCTGCAGCGCAGCTTCACCTGTAACACAGAAATGGATGCTGGAGCACATCGACAGGTCGAGCTACTCCTCAAAAGTGGCTTTGCATACCTTCTGGAAGCGATGTTTGACCCACTTATCCCAGTGGGCAAACATTTCGAGCCATTTCAGTTCTCTCTGCCGGGCAACTTCCACTCGAAGGTCCTTTTCGCTGCACAAGAACAGAGGAAGGAACCACTTTTCTACTTACTAATGACAAATATGTTCACAAAACAATGTGCTGAAGGGCTCCGTGTCAGAGCATCTCCAGCTGTAACCAGAGTCTCCTGCCATTGACGATGTTAGATCCATAACAGTTTAATTATGTATCAGCAGAAGTGCATTAGCCTGTCAGAGAAACAGCAGAGAATCTGACAAAAAGTGAGAGGCAGCTGGGTGGGGTGATGCCACAGACACTGTCCTCACACACTGAGTCATTAAAATGCTCTCAGCATGATCTGCGTCGGACCAGAGAGAGATAAAAGACAAGCAACAAAGATATAGAGGAAAGCTAATCTGGCTCATGTCGAACTAAATGGATAATCAAAAGAGGAGAACTGAGCAGAATGTAGCTTCTTTCataaattatttgctttagtgcTTGAACCAAACAGTCTCTTTGTTCCTTTTAAGAATTTCAACCCAAACTATATTAATTGAGTGCTTGCTGTTCAATGTAACATTACTTTATGACTTACTTTGTGTCGCTGTACTGATTGCCGCCCAGGAAGCCATATTTATCAGTGCGTTTGACAGTGAGGCCATTGATCTCGGAGTCGGAGCCCACGGAGCTCCCGTCCTCTCCCAGTCCAGATAGGGACTCCAATGTTCCCGACATCAGGCTGGCGGATTCCAGGTAACTCAGGGTGTCGGGGGCCGGCCGCGGTTTGGCGTATGGGAGGACGGGCTCTTGGATCATTGGGACCGTGGGGCTAGAGTGTCCAGCTCGGGTTGGAGTGTGGAAAAGCTCTGGCTTGTTGGGTTCACCAGATAAGCGAGGCTTTGGGGACAAAGGAGGAGGCTTACTTAGAGGCTTTTGTTCTTGTTCAACTGTCTGAGGAGTCTCCACCTCAGCCGCTGGTGCAGCTGAAGAAGCAGTTGTGGGAGTGAAATCGGGCACCTTCTCAGATTGGCCGTCCTCATGGCTTACCTGCACATTAGGGTACAGAGTAACATCTAGATCAGGTGGACAGGACGCTTGCAGCTCTGTGCTTGGATCTGAAGGCCCACTTGCACATTGTGGAGCTTCCACTGCATTCAGGAGTTCTGCAGCAGCCGGGACACTGTtggatttttcatttgactCTTGATTTCCTGACGGTGGAGGGGGAGTTTCTCCTGCAAGTGTGGGGGGACTTGCGGACAAATGTGGAGTCAACGGTGAAGCGTTTGAGGATGCTGCAGAAGCGTTTCCACTCAGAGCTTTGTCACTGTAAAGGGAAGACTTGGGTAGAGGCATTTCCTGAATAGATTCTGGTGGAGTGTTGCTAGCAGGAGGGAGCACAGATGAAGACGGAGTTATGGGTGGGGCTGCACAGGGATCACCCAACGCAGGCGGAGATGGGGATAACGTGGAGAGCTCAGCCATGGTTCCCCACTGATCTCTCCTTGAGAAATACAGAGAACATATTTAATTAGCTATAACAATTCAAACAGATCATATCAATTTAACTAtgactgtaaaacaaaaattatctaaaaaaaaatgcttaaacttTTCAAATTAAGAGCCAGTCATTTGCATTGTAAATCAAATTTTTTGACAAATGTCCCAATGGGTAATAAAGCATTTACCAAACAGCTGCAtacaaatgtatgttttataaaaacaacaataaattaataaaagctcaaaaaaatcCTTCAGCAAACATTtataatgtacattttttaaagaactacCTGACAAAAGTGATGCGTTGGGGTTTACAGAATACTTAAGGGTCATAACTGAATCAATGAAGCTgcgtgtttcattaaaaaaatacattttcgtgtataaatatattttatttaaggtctgcttttattttgacacaagGGCAGAACCGCTTTGCTAATGCAGGTTCACGCGCGTGTAGGCTAATCGATCCGCGCGCAGGTGTAGCAGCGAATAACTCTTTGTTGTCATTCAGCGAAGCAGCCCCGGCGACACAACTTCCCGAATCAGCAGCAAAAGGTTTAGTCACTGTTCACAGCGTCGAGGCCCCGGCCGAGCGGCGTCCACGGCCTCACCCTGCCCACTGCATCACCCAACAAGTTCATCATCTCCGATGGTGAACTCACCCTCGACCTGCGTGTCACTGCGATCCGTCCTCCTGGGTAGCCAGCCAGGGGGTTCCTGTACATACACCCACCCCCGCCACAGCTCCGGCTCCACAGCGTCTTCCGTTTACCGAGGGTCCCAAGCCGCCCGACCGGatagaaacacagaaaaatgttcGCTGTTGGAGGAGCAAATATTCCGCATTAGCAAGCTAAGTTGCAAACTAGCTAATTTTTAGCCCCTTCAACTATTAGCATTAGCGTCGTTGCTGTTAGCCGAGCTTATCTGAAGGTTTCGATCTCCACATTAGACATGCGCACTATCAGCCTCATCAAACGgcactaaaaacttttttttaaatgttcaatacTTCTAAAAGAACGCCACGCGTTCAAATTATTCAAGCTTAGCGGTTGCAGTGCACACTGCCCGAACACCCAGCATTTCCTACTGACAGCTACGTGCGCGCGGCCGCTGGTGTCGTGAACGTGCACGTACAGGAGCCTCCCTTCTACGGGGCATCACCACTGTCTGGTCATCTTTAGATGATGTGAACGTTTACCACGTTTTTCAAACTAATATTCGGTCTGGCTCTGTTTTTATATCTcacttggtgtttttaaaatttatttttgatgcaCCAAAAAGTTGGAAGTTATTTATTGGTAATAAAAACTAGTGTAATGCATTATTAAAACGTTTATGAGGAATATTTTACTCTTTGCATGCTCAGATATCTTTGTA includes:
- the tbc1d10b gene encoding TBC1 domain family member 10B produces the protein MAELSTLSPSPPALGDPCAAPPITPSSSVLPPASNTPPESIQEMPLPKSSLYSDKALSGNASAASSNASPLTPHLSASPPTLAGETPPPPSGNQESNEKSNSVPAAAELLNAVEAPQCASGPSDPSTELQASCPPDLDVTLYPNVQVSHEDGQSEKVPDFTPTTASSAAPAAEVETPQTVEQEQKPLSKPPPLSPKPRLSGEPNKPELFHTPTRAGHSSPTVPMIQEPVLPYAKPRPAPDTLSYLESASLMSGTLESLSGLGEDGSSVGSDSEINGLTVKRTDKYGFLGGNQYSDTNEKDLRVEVARQRELKWLEMFAHWDKWVKHRFQKVKLRCRKGVPSSLRAKAWQLLSNSEELLHANPGKFEELEREQGEAKWLDIIEKDLHRQFPFHEMFAARGGHGQQDLYRILKAYTVYRPDEGYCQAQAPVAAVLLMHMPAEQAFWCLVQICEKYLPGYYSAGLEAIQLDGEIFFSLLRRTCPMAYRHLKKFKIDPILYMTEWFMCIFSRTLPWSSVLRVWDMFFCEGVKIVFRVGLVLLKQMLGSVDKLRELQGMYETMERLRNISPDTIREDLLVQEVIALPVTETLIERECSVQVRKWRESRGELTHQPGRRHHGTRAIYEHKRRAAAITSGGSFSFLGSPIPPPGPLRASSSLLSLPGFRRSKASFLSQTKKGSFSGPSGFEVSPHQAPPAVTSARGTSHKPPIPPGAAQKPPSAQVQSPAVPAVSSPPAEGTPTQSTAPPNTLSPSPVVVSEQITPTIPSPTANNAPLQPCPAPPKDAAPPADAPAAAPAAEEEGKKKKKSKEDKKKEKEDEKKKMKEKKDKEKAEKERLKKEKEKQEREKKKVVKKKEKGGGEADNKNGATAAKDSA